The Corynebacterium atypicum genome contains the following window.
GCAACACGTCGACGCCGCGCATCAGCACCGTGTCCACTAAGCCCCCGCGGGTGCCCGCGATGAGCCCCACGAGCGTGCCCACCACGAGGCCGACGGCCACGGCAAGCAGCGCCCCGAGCAGCGAATGGCGGGCGCCGAAGACGATGCGCGAGTAGAGGTCGCGGCCGACCGCGTCGGTGCCCAGCCAGTTGTGGCTGCTCGGCGGAGCCAGCGGGGCGTCCGTGCCAGAGATCGGGTTGTCGGTGGCCAGGACCGAGGGGAATAGGGCGGCGAAGGCGGCAAGCGCCAGGACTGCCACGGCGAGCAGCGTCGCAGCGCTTGGCCGACGTGTACTTGCCGACGCCGCCCCACGGCGGCGTCGTTTTGTTGCGGAGGCGCCGGTCACGCGCGCGGAATGCAGGCTAAACGGCGCGCCAGATTGTGCTACGGGCATGGCTTGGTTACCTCTTTTCGCGCAGGCGCGGGTCGAGCAGCGGGTAGATGAGATCGACGATCAGGTTGATCAGGACGAAGGCCGCCGCCGAGATGACCACGACGGCCAAGAGGACCGGGGTATCCCGGTAGGCCACCGCGTCGACGGTCAAGGCTCCGAGACCCCTGCGGCCGAAGACCGCTTCGGTAACCACTGCCCCGCCGACGAGCTCGCCGAAGATCAGGCCGGCCATGGTGACGGCCGGCAGCAGCGCAGAGCGCAGCACGGTGCGCCAGAACAGCCAGGTCGGCGAGGCGCCGCGGGCACGCGTGGCCGCGACGAACGGCTGCGTCTTGACGTCCTCGACTGAGCGGACCAGCACCTGGGCCAACGGCGCTGCGACCGGGATCGCCAGTGTGATGGCCGGCAGGATGAGCGCCTGGGCTTCGCTGGGCTCGATCACCGGAACCCAGCCGAGCTGGAAGGAGACGACCTGGATCAAGATGATGCCTACCCAGAAGCTGGGCCAGGAGACCATCAGCGCGGGCAGCTGGCGTACCGCCGCGGCCAGCCAGCGCGGCCGCTCGAGAGCAGCGACCGCCGCGATACCCAACGCCAGGACGACGGCCACGGCGAAGGCCGCCAGGGCCAGCACGATGGTTCCGGGCAGGGCCTCGGCGAGCATGGTGGACACGGCCGAGCCAGTCTGCACCGAATACCCAAACTCGCCAGTGAGAAACCCGGTGAGCGTGGAGAAGTACTGAACGATCAGGGGATCATCGGCGCCGAAGTCAGCCCGGATCTGCTCGATCTCGGCGAGCGAAAGGCCTAGATCCGGCCCGGCGTAGCGGGCCAGGATTCCGTCCGATGGCAATGCGGAAAGCAAGAAGAAGGCCGCGGTGAAGGTGATTAAGAGGACCACCAAGCCCTGGGCGAGGCGCCCAGCAAAGGTGCGGGTGTTCACTAGTTGCCTCCCCTTCGCTCGTGGTCGATGGCAGCGGCGTAGAAGCTGGGCCGCCCAATCGATTCCGGCCTGAACCCGGTGACCCAGGGCTGCACGCCATAGACCACCGGCTCCTCAAATAGCGGCAGGACGTAGGCCTTCTTGGTCAACCAATCCTGTACCGCGGCCGAGGCGGCCGCGCGCCGGCGGTATCCGGGGTACTGGCTACCTTTTCCAGCAGTTCCTCGAGGTGCTCGTCGCCCAGGGTCTCAGTGGTGGAGTCTCCGTTGAGCAACTGGTTTCTCGCCTGGGAGTGGTACTGAGACTCGATCACGTCAAAGTCCGCGCGCCCGACCATCGTGTGCACGATCTGGATTTTGTCTTGGTTGAGCCGGTCGGCGTTCTGGGTGGCCTGGTCGCCGGGGTTCAAGTGCAGCGCCACCCCGACCTTGCGCAGCTGCTCCTGGATCTTGGTGATGACCTCTCGCGAGCGTGGCTGCGGGAGCGCCTCGTTGACGGTCAGTTCCATTCGCTGCCCGTCCTTTTCCAGGATCCCGTC
Protein-coding sequences here:
- a CDS encoding ABC transporter permease; its protein translation is MNTRTFAGRLAQGLVVLLITFTAAFFLLSALPSDGILARYAGPDLGLSLAEIEQIRADFGADDPLIVQYFSTLTGFLTGEFGYSVQTGSAVSTMLAEALPGTIVLALAAFAVAVVLALGIAAVAALERPRWLAAAVRQLPALMVSWPSFWVGIILIQVVSFQLGWVPVIEPSEAQALILPAITLAIPVAAPLAQVLVRSVEDVKTQPFVAATRARGASPTWLFWRTVLRSALLPAVTMAGLIFGELVGGAVVTEAVFGRRGLGALTVDAVAYRDTPVLLAVVVISAAAFVLINLIVDLIYPLLDPRLREKR